Proteins co-encoded in one Brassica oleracea var. oleracea cultivar TO1000 chromosome C4, BOL, whole genome shotgun sequence genomic window:
- the LOC106338931 gene encoding uncharacterized protein LOC106338931 translates to MTTFPAAEEITSTLFKLNQNNAPGLDGLTAGFYRGSWSVLGVEVIQSICHFFNTSFLPASTNATILSLVPKFPGESLITEYRPISCLNTLYKVISRLLVKRLKPILTPLIVPNQTTFVKGHLLVENTFLAGYNGYVNGYCKGTCGLRQGDPLSPYLFVIAMNTLSLMLNQAAQEMRINYHSKCQGSKLTHLCFADDLLIFMDGSLESVQSVLQVLREFELRSGLAVSVQKSSFFASGLSQRETDLIQFTTGMPMGSLPVRYLGVPLCTKKLSLLHCEVLLQQIKTKLSSWSAKSLSFAGRLLLIKTVITGITTFWCSTFILPQACVKRINSLCGVFLWQGDIEKHHTARVSWVVVTKPKREGELGIKNLAIWNKACCLKLIWLLFFQSGLVWVAWFVEEVLNGSVNNLWTTAPSQRYSWQNGLSCRFWSDNWSPYGSLRSYLSLGGNSSLGIHQQATIASLRSNNNWLLPPARSDNLVNIHAYLTTIHLNDNEDYYEWEIDGKISSRYSAGTIYEKLCVEGVYVPWFAMVWNKGGIPRHNQGRIQNDFLPGAQYHL, encoded by the exons ATGACCACTTTCCCTGCAGCAGAGGAAATCACGTCAACTCTCTTCAAACTGAACCAAAATAACGCGCCTGGTCTAGACGGTCTTACCGCAGGATTCTACAGAGGCTCTTGGAGTGTTCTTGGTGTGGAGGTTATCCAATCTATATGCCATTTCTTCAATACTTCGTTCTTACCAGCATCGACTAATGCCACTATCTTGTCATTAGTCCCAAAGTTTCCAGGAGAATCTCTCATTACAGAATACCGGCCCATCTCCTGCTTGAACACTCTCTATAAGGTGATCTCGAGACTGCTTGTGAAGAGGCTGAAACCGATACTCACTCCGCTTATTGTTCCTAATCAAACAACGTTTGTAAAAGGACATTTGTTAGTAGAGAATACTTTTTTGGCTG GCTACAATGGCTATGTAAATGGTTACTGTAAAGGCACTTGTGGGCTGAGGCAAGGGGATCCCTTGTCTCCTTATCTTTTTGTCATCGCCATGAACACTCTCTCCCTCATGTTGAATCAGGCAGCACAAGAGATGAGGATTAACTACCATTCCAAATGCCAAGGATCCAAACTCACCCATTTGTGTTTTGCTGACGATTTGTTGATTTTTATGGATGGCTCCTTGGAATCGGTACAATCTGTCTTACAGGTGCTTCGGGAATTTGAGCTAAGATCAGGCCTCGCTGTCAGTGTGCAAAAATCTTCCTTCTTTGCGTCTGGCCTCTCACAAAGGGAAACTGATTTGATCCAGTTTACTACGGGTATGCCTATGGGCTCTCTTCCCGTGCGATACCTAGGAGTCCCCTTGTGCACAAAGAAGCTATCACTCTTGCACTGTGAGGTGCTACTTCAGCAAATAAAAACGAAGCTCTCTTCATGGAGTGCAAAATCCTTGTCCTTTGCGGGTAGACTGCTGCTAATCAAAACTGTTATCACCGGCATTACGACCTTCTGGTGCTCCACTTTCATCCTACCACAAGCTTGTGTGAAGCGGATAAACTCCCTCTGTGGCGTCTTTCTATGGCAAGGAGATATAGAGAAACATCATACTGCAAGGGTCTCTTGGGTGGTTGTGACAAAGCCAAAGCGTGAAGGAGAATTGGGAATAAAGAACTTAGCTATTTGGAACAAAGCCTGCTGTCTCAAACTGATATGGCTTCTTTTCTTCCAGTCAGGTTTGGTGTGGGTTGCCTGGTTTGTTGAAGAAGTGTTAAACGGCTCTGTTAATAACCTTTGGACCACTGCTCCAAGCCAGCGATACTCATGGCAG AATGGCTTATCCTGTCGATTCTGGAGTGACAATTGGTCCCCTTACGGCTCCTTAAGGTCCTACCTTAGCCTCGGGGGAAACTCAAGCTTAGGTATCCATCAGCAAGCTACAATTGCCTCTCTGAGAAGTAACAACAACTGGCTACTTCCCCCTGCAAGGTCAGACAATCTCGTTAACATTCATGCTTATCTAACTACTATCCATCTCAATGATAATGAAGATTATTATGAGTGGGAGATCGATGGGAAAATCAGTAGCCGTTACAGTGCGGGTACTATTTATGAAAAGCTCTGTGTGGAAGGAGTCTATGTACCTTGGTTCGCCATGGTCTGGAACAAGGGCGGAATTCCTAGACACAACCAGGGGCGGATCCAGAACGATTTTTTACCGGGGGCACAATATCATTTATAA
- the LOC106342218 gene encoding NADP-dependent glyceraldehyde-3-phosphate dehydrogenase: MAGTGIFTEILDGEVYKFYADGEWRTSSSGKSVAIVNPATRKTQYKVQACTQEEVNKVMGMAKSAQKSWAKTPLWKRAELLHKAAAILKDNKAPIAESLVKEIAKPAKDSVTEVVRSGDLISYCAEEGVRILGEGKFLLSDSFPGNERTKYCLTSKIPLGVVLAIPPFNYPVNLAVSKIAPALIAGNSLVLKPPTQGAVSCLHMVHCFHLAGFPKGLISCITGKGSEIGDFLTMHPAVNCISFTGGDTGISISKKAGMIPLQMELGGKDACIVLEDADLDLVASNIIKGGFSYSGQRCTAVKVVLVMESVADELVEKVKAKVAKLTVGPPEENCDITAVVSESSANFIEGLVMDAKEKGATFCQEYKREGNLIWPLLLDNVRPDMRIAWEEPFGPVLPVLRISSVDEGINHCNASNFGLQGCVFTKDINKAMLISDAMETGTVQINSAPARGPDHFPFQGLKDSGIGSQGVTNSINLMTKVKTTVINLPTPSYSMG, translated from the exons ATGGCTGGGACTGGAATTTTCACAGAGATTCTAGACGGAGAAGTCTACAAGTTCTACGCTGATGGAGAGTGGAGAACTTCTTCCTCCGGTAAGAGTGTGGCCATCGTTAACCCGGCCACGAGGAAGACACAGTACAAGGTTCAAG CATGCACGCAAGAAGAAGTGAACAAGGTGATGGGGATGGCGAAATCTGCTCAGAAATCGTGGGCAAAGACTCCACTATGGAAAAGAGCTGAGCTTCTTCACAAAGCTGCTGCGATCCTCAAGGACAACAAAGCTCCCATTGCTGAGTCTCTTGTCAAGGAAATTGCTAAACCAGCCAAAGATTCTGTCACTGAG GTTGTGAGGTCTGGAGATTTGATCTCTTATTGTGCTGAAGAAGGTGTTAGGATCTTAGGTGAAGGGAAGTTTCTGCTCTCTGATAGCTTCCCCGGTAATGAACGTACCAAGTACTGCCTCACTTCCAAG ATCCCTCTCGGTGTGGTTTTGGCTATTCCTCCATTCAACTACCCGGTCAATCTCGCTGTATCGAAGATTGCTCCTGCTTTGATAGCTGGAAACTCCCTTGTCCTGAAACCTCCAACTCAA GGAGCTGTTTCTTGCCTTCATATGGTGCATTGCTTTCACTTAGCTGGTTTCCCAAAAGGTCTCATTAGCTGCATCACTGGAAAAGGCTCTGAGATTGGCGATTTCCTCACTATGCACCCTGCTGTTAACTGCATTAG TTTCACTGGCGGTGATACCGGAATCTCAATCTCCAAGAAAGCTGGTATGATCCCTCTTCAGATGGAACTTGGAGGAAAAGATGCATGCATTGTCCTGGAAGATGCTGATCTTGATTTAGTGGCTTCCAATATCATCAAAGGAGGATTCTCCTACAG TGGGCAGAGATGCACTGCGGTTAAGGTAGTCTTAGTGATGGAATCAGTGGCGGATGAGCTTGTTGAGAAAGTGAAAGCTAAAGTGGCGAAACTAACGGTGGGACCGCCTGAAGAGAACTGCGATATTACAGCCGTGGTGTCGGAATCCTCGGCTAATTTCATTGAAGGATTGGTGATGGATGCTAAGGAGAAAGGAGCAACGTTCTGTCAAGAGTATAAAAGAGAAGGCAACTTGATTTGGCCGTTGCTTTTGGACAATGTCAGACCAGACATGAGGATTGCTTGGGAGGAACCTTTCGGTCCTGTCTTGCCTGTCTTGAGGATCAGTTCTGTTGACGAAGGCATTAATCATTGCAATGCTAGTAACTTTGGCCTCCAG GGATGTGTATTCACTAAAGACATCAACAAGGCAATGCTGATCAGTGATGCAATGGAGACAGGAACGGTTCAGATTAACTCTGCGCCAGCTCGTGGACCAGACCATTTCCCTTTCCAG GGACTAAAGGACAGTGGAATAGGATCACAAGGTGTGACAAATAGCATCAATCTGATGACCAAAGTGAAGACCACTGTCATTAACTTGCCTACACCCTCATACTCTATGGGTTAG
- the LOC106338932 gene encoding uncharacterized protein LOC106338932 produces MSSEEGRLITFGCYYGGKFEEVDGKDLYNGGGYRIMEAYPSRLFPELMNQLPISLYGQRVWFKFPYEGIEERQLIRNGDDQFTKMCRASVWVDSIDIFVEPETEGDESRAENEREETERYEADSEAERYEAERNEHQFDEEARVERNVADFVDEDFDEYATPLCSDDDEDGVERDGYLRYIKGSGDLKLRQAFESLEAFKKAMVDYVLKHRWNIKYVRWEKDKSELKCASEAEEGEEQCMWKIYCSYEEPLQKWLVKVLMKEHTCMRSGRSSLLTQEVIAGLFVDDIRENPKLKPKQILEEIQKRWELTATIDQCRNARKRAIEIIKAGLTNTWTSHCRPIFGLDGCFLKCTTKGQLLAAVGRDANNQMFPIAWAVVDVENEPNWRWFIEKLQTDLHLQDGNGFTVISDRQKGLLNAVEDLLPRVEHRMCARHIYGNLKKVHPNRADMKGLFWKVAKSYNTAQYNKRVDHVKAYDMDVYNSMMMKNPKNCSLAYFSSTSSCDDVSNNISESFNHAIDPARYMPFVEMLETIRRKAMLRIEARKLISMKHKGKFSIKAVERVELEQTKIRLCNIYHCGHEIFEVKEKNFSYKVKMLEHSCTCRKWDMSGLPCRHALKVKGWEER; encoded by the exons ATGAG TTCTGAGGAAGGCAGGCTGATCACCTTTGGCTGCTACTATGGTGGAAAATTTGAAGAGGTTGATGGTAAAGATCTTTACAATGGTGGTGGTTATAGGATAATGGAAGCTTATCCTAGTCGTTTATTTCCAGAGCTCATGAACCAGCTACCCATAAGTCTCTATGGTCAAAGAGTGTGGTTTAAGTTTCCATATGAAGGTATAGAAGAACGACAGTTGATAAGAAATGGTGACGATCAGTTCACAAAAATGTGTAGAGCTTCAGTATGGGTAGATTCAATCGATATCTTTGTTGAGCCAGAGACAGAAGGAGATGAGTCAAGAGCTGAGAACGAGAGAGAGGAGACAGAGAGGTATGAGGCAGATTCAGAGGCAGAGAGATATGAGGCCGAGAGGAATGAACACCAATTTGATGAAGAAGCAAGAGTAGAAAGGAATGTGGCTGATTTTGTTGATGAAGATTTTGATGAGTATGCTACACCTTTATGTTCAGACGATGATGAAGATGGTGTTGAGAGAGATGGGTATTTGAGGTACATAAAAGGCAGTGGTGATCTGAAATTAAGACAAGCTTTTGAGAGTTTGGAAGCTTTCAAAAAAGCTATGGTTGACTATGTGCTAAAGCATAGATGGAATATTAAGTATGTGCGTTGGGAGAAAGACAAATCAGAATTGAAGTGTGCCAGTGAAGCTGAAGAAGGAGAAGAACAATGTATGTGGAAGATTTACTGCTCTTATGAAGAACCGTTACAGAAGTGGCTAGTTAAAGTGTTAATGAAAGAGCACACTTGCATGAGGAGTGGACGTTCAAGCCTGCTTACACAAGAGGTTATTGCTGGGTTGTTCGTTGATGACATAAGGGAAAATCCAAAATTAAAACCAAAACAGATTCTAGAAGAGATTCAGAAGCGTTGGGAGTTGACTGCAACCATAGATCAGTGCCGGAACGCAAGGAAAAGGGCAATAGAAATTATCAAAGCAGGACTTACA AATACATGGACCTCTCACTGTAGACCTATCTTTGGTCTTGATGGATGCTTTCTTAAGTGTACAACTAAAGGTCAGTTGTTAGCAGCAGTCGGGAGAGACGCCAACAACCAGATGTTTCCCATTGCTTGGGCTGTCGTTGATGTTGAGAATGAACCCAACTGGAGATGGTTTATTGAGAAGCTGCAAACCGACTTACACCTGCAAGATGGTAATGGATTTACTGTGATTTCTGACAGGCAAAAAGGGTTGTTAAATGCTGTAGAAGATTTATTACCACGAGTGGAGCATAGGATGTGTGCAAGGCACATCTATGGAAACCTAAAGAAGGTACATCCTAACAGAGCTGACATGAAGGGATTGTTTTGGAAGGTTGCAAAGAGTTACAATACAGCTCAATACAACAAAAGGGTGGATCACGTTAAAGCATACGATATGGACGTCTATAACTCAATGATGATGAAGAATCCCAAAAACTGCAGCCTTGCCTACTTCTCATCAACGTCTTCCTGTGATGATGTAAGCAACAACATATCTGAATCCTTTAACCACGCCATAGACCCTGCAAGATATATGCCATTTGTGGAGATGTTAGAGACAATACGCCGAAAAGCTATGCTCCGGATAGAGGCAAGAAAGCTTATATCAATGAAACACAAAGGAAAGTTTAGTATTAAAGCAGTGGAGAGAGTGGAACTAGAGCAGACAAAGATCAGGCTGTGTAACATATATCATTGTGGTCATGAAATCTTTGAAGTGAAGGAGAAAAACTTTTCATACAAAGTAAAGATGTTGGAGCATAGTTGTACGTGTAGGAAATGGGATATGTCCGGGTTGCCTTGTCGTCATGCTCTGAAG GTGAAGGGATGGGAAGAAAGGTAG